From the Mesorhizobium sp. L-2-11 genome, the window CCTTCGGCAAGGACATCATGAAGATGGTCGACGACGACAAGGGCGCTCACCCGGTCAAGACCGTGGGCGGTTGCACCTGGACCGCCAAGTACGAAGGCGACAAATTGATGGTCGAGGACGAGAACGGCAACGTTGCCAACGTCACCATCGCCGACGTCGACCAGTCCAACGGCGTCATCCATGTGATCGATAAGGTTCTTCTCCCGAAGATGTAGCTCCGAGCCGTCGCGGGATATCGATCACCGGGCGCCAAGCGTCGGGTGATCGATATTAGAGCACTGCCCGCTTAACATGGGGCATATCCGGCGTCGGCGAAGTAGTTCGCGCAGGTTTGAGGGGTGGCTAAGGGATTGTCCGATACGGTCCCAGAGGGGCGGGGATGGTTCGTTCGGCGGCCCTTCTCAGATGTGCCTTGAGCTGGGAAAAGGCCATTTCGATGGGATTGAAGTCGGGCGAATAGGCCGGCAGCAAGCGCAGTTCGGCGCCGGCGTCGGTGATGCGCTTGCGCACGCCCTCGACCTTGTGGGCGGTAGGTTGTCCATCACCACGATGTCACCCGGTTTCAGGGCCGGGGACCAAGATGGTTTCGAGGTAGCATCGATCCGACGAATCTCCCAATAGATGCCACCGTTGGCGGCACCAGTGTCGACAAGCGTCGTGCCACGTCGTCGATCCGTTGGAGGGCACTGATAGCACGGTCGATCGCCTGGAGCGACGGCACCAACCAAGCGATGATGCTGGAACTGCGACGGGCCATCGACTACAATTCTCTTCTGAAGCGTCTGAGGCCCACCTGGTCGCCTGTACCGGCCCCGGCCGGAAATCCTTAACGGAAGCTGGACCTTTCCCAAAGCCGAGCCCGTGGAATAGCAAACGCGCCTCTCATCGCGGTGGGCTTCTGTGATCGAGCGACAGCTTTGTCCCGCATGGCGTTCGTTAGCTTGCATTGCCGCGGACGTCTGCAAGGGGTCGACACCTTCCGGGGCGTGAACGTCCGGTCCGGAGAAGCGTCGGGAATGGCAACTCCTGGCGCGACCAGGCCGCTCGAGCCGCTTCAGCGAATGGCAAAAGACGCCACAAAGCCGAAATTCAAAACTGACGAGCTGCTCTACCCAGTTTCAACGTCCTCATCGCCGGCTGGATCGTCGAGCGCCCCCGGCAAGTCTCCCGCCAGCATCTTTTCCTTCGAAAGCAAGCCTGCGTCCTCGAGCGCCTCGGCGTCGGGCAGGTCGCGCAGCGAATTGAACCCGAACTGCAGCAGGAACTGTTTGGTCGTCACATAGGTGTAGGGCGCGCCCGGCGTCGGGCTGCGCGGCCCGGAGGCGATGAAGTTTTGGCCGCGCAGCGTGCCGATCAGATCGCGGCTGATTTCCTTGCCGAAGAATGCGGAGAGCTCGCCGCGCGTGATCGGCTGGAAATAGGCAATGCACATCAGCACCAGCACCTCCGACTGCGACAGGTCTATGCCGCGCTCACCGGCGCCGACGGCCGTGCCAAATGCACTGCGAATGGCGTCGGCGTAGGCCGGCCGCGTCAGGTGCCGAAAACCGCCGGCGACCGCGACGAGGTCGTAGGGGCGGCCGGCGAGCTCGGCGCGGATGTCGTCGATGAGGAGATCGAGATTGCATTCTCGCCCAACCACACGCGTGAGGACACTGCGTGTCACCGGCTCGCTGGCCGCGAAGATGGTCGCCTCGACGCGGTTCATCCATTCGCGCCAGCGAACCTCCGGGGGCAGGTGGTCGAGTTCCCTGTCGAACAGGCGGTCGCCTGATCGACGCTCATCCGATCGGCCTCTTCCCCGTCTCGCGCGCACCCCCTCCCCCATCGACTACAGCCCGTAGATGCGGAACGTGGTGGCTCCAGTACATTATAGGGACACAGATATACGGTAGCGATTATCGGCGAAGATTTTCGATACCGAGTTCGGTCCAGATCCACTGGAAATCATAGGTCGCCATGGGATCGTTGGGGTCAGGCTGGCTTGAAGAACGGTTTTCAAGATATTTGAGCCATTCGGCGGCCTTCTCGCGACCCTTGGCGGTTTTGATGGCCTCGCGCGGGGAAATATTACCCAGCATTCCGACGGGCTGATCGAGGGTTTCGCGATACTGCTTGTCCAAAAACTCATGAACGACTTTTGTGGCGATCTCGGGTGGCAGCTCCGGACGAGCCGTATCCTTGTGGACGGGCCTTTCGGCCATCATTTGCTCGACGGTACGGATTTCGGTGAGCGGCTTTCCAACCAGATCGTTCAGCGCCCCCTGCATCAGCGCCGTTCCTTTTTCGGCTCGGGCGGCGGAATTGGTCGACAGGTGCAGGAAGCGGCCCTTCAGTTCCACATTGCCCAGCACCCGCGCGCCGTCCTCCATGGAAGTGTCCCATGCGAGGTTTCCAGATTTGCCGGCCTTGAGCCTTCCCTTCGGGATGTCGCCAAGCCAGTTCCAGAATTTCGCGTTCTCCTGTCGCAGAGCCGGGACTGTCTTCAACTGGGCGGTGATTTCTTTCGGGGTGATCCCGGATGCCAGCGGAAAGCGGACATCGTGGAAGATGATTGCGTCACCGTCGCCATTCTCGAAGGTGGTCTGCTCCATCCGCATCGTCCGGTCCAGGGTGTCGAACAGCCATGAGAGGGTAAATACCGGCGCGGCCTGTTGAAGTTCTTCGTTTGTTGGTACGGGCAGTTTTTTGGACCGACCCTTGCCAAAGATCGCCCGCAAACCATCGAACAGCGCGTCGGAAGCTTCCGGTGTGAACGGTAGCAATCCTCCGCCAATGATGTTCTTGCCCGCAACGGGAACGACTCTGGCCGCAACCCTGTCCCATTGCTGCAATGTCTTCGTGGCAGTGCCCTCGCTGACCAGGACAGGATCACCACCGCGGATGAGATCGCGGGCCATCAGGGATTTGCCCGACACGATGTCGCTGACTTCGTAGAGGCTCATGACCGACGTCCGGAGCGCCTTCATATAAGCTTTTGCCTGGGCGCCTTCCTTCCAACCGCGCCGCTTCAGATAGTCGTCAGCGATATTGCCGCCCTCGACGTCGAAATCCTGAGTGAGGAAATCCTCGAAGGCGCAGCCCCAAAGCGTCATTGCCCAATGATCGCCGAGCATCTCGGCCAGATCATCGAACTCCATGTTGCTGGCGTCGAGAACCGGCCCGAAATGATCGTCGAGAGTGTCTTCGAAACAATCACGCCATTCGTCGCGGGAGAGGAACTTCATCAGACCCTTGAGGTCATGGCTGTTGGGCATGGCCTTTTCCCACCTTCCGTCTGTGCTCGGCTATAATTCTCGATACCGTTGGCTGGCTGACTTCGTAGAGCCGCGCCATTTCAGCGGCTGACTTGCGTCCGGACAAGACACTCTCGGCGATTTCCAGCCGTTTCTTTGGATTGAGCTTCTTGCGGCGGCCGCCGATCCTGCCCTCGGATCGCGCCAAGGCCAACCCGGCGCAGGTGCGTTCGCGGATCATGGCGCGCTCGAATTCGGCGAAGGAACCGACCATCTGCATCATCATGCGCCCTGCCGGCGTCGTTGTATCGATCGCCTCAGTCAGAGAGCGGAATCCGGCACCGGCGGTCTCGATCCGCTCCATGATATGCAGTACGTCCTTGAGCGAGCGTGACAGGCGGTCGAGCTTCCAGACGACAACGGTGTCGCCCTGCCTCAAGTGATCAAGCATCCTGTGTAATTCAGGCCGTTCCCAGCGACCGCCAGACGCTTCTTCCTTGAAGATGCGCTTGCAACCTGCATCGGCGAGAGCCTTGGCTTGCGCCTTGTTCGACTGGTCGTCCCCCTTGCTCACGCGGGCATAGCCGATCAGCACCATGGTTCCTTTCGAAAACGGTCGTTTGCGCAAGCCCGCCAACTCCCGTGACGAATCAAGGTGAAAATCCTTTCAAACGTGAATCTGGACTGCGTTGATGGTTTTGAAAATGCCCGCATGTGAGCAGGACGGCCTGAAATGGGTCAAGCCAGAGCCCGGCAGTCGACTACTGCGGAACATCCGCATGGCGTTTTGCCATCGTCCGGTAAGCGCAGTCAATGTTTCTCAATATATCCACATCCTCAGCATGATGTTGCCGGTGGACGCAGGCGCGTATCGAGCGCAAACGGCTCTTGTAGCTTCAGCGCATAAGCGCCTGCCGCGACACTCGCGACAAAGACAAGGTTCCAGCTATGCGTGGAAACAGCGCTCGGGATCGCCACGAAGCGATGACGCCGCAGAAGATCGTCGCCGAACGCTTGCTGCCCGGCACTGGGAATGCCCGGACGCAGCCAGTTGGGATTGGGAACCGCGCCAGGATTGACGACATCAACGTCCGCTGTCGCGGTTATGACGACCGCCGTCATCACATGCGCGACTGTGTCGAGCGTTCTGAAGCCCTTATGGACCGCCACTTCGAGAATCGCGGTCGAGGGATCGATGGAACAATAGACGGCGCGCACGCCCTTGCTGTTCCACCGCCCGCCGACACGATAGGCGCCTTCACCGCTGTCCCAGGTCGGCCCGAAGCGGCTTTGATCGAGACGCCAGACGAGGACCTCCGTGCCACCGAGCGCCGCCGGCAGCGGCGTCATGCATAAACGCCGTATTCGAGCCTTTCGAGGTGATCCTCGACTAGCTCGACGCCGGCAGGCGTGGCCAGAAGATCGATTGGCCGCCGCTGGTCCAGACCGATCGCCGGGCGCTCAAGCCACTGTTCCGCCTCAGCCTGCGACCCCAGCACGTCCGTCGCCTTGGCGAGGATCTCGGCGAATTTCCACGTCCGCCCACTCTGCTCCTGGCTGAGTGGCTTCGCGGGTCTATCCTTGCGCCGCTGATAGGTGCGTATGCTCATGCCGACGGCCTTTTCGAGCGAGTCGGCTTTGTGAATGAACACCAGCCGCCCGACGAGGTAATCCAGCGCCGAGGTCGGCAACCCATGCAACAGCAGCTCATGAGCGTCGAGCGCGCTGGTCACGCGGCGCGACAGGACGCGGGCGCCGCCCAACAGGTCCGCGACCTTCTGCAGGTCTCCGACACCACTTTGCGGAGCTATGTTCTCGGCTGCGATACCATGGCATCACCTCAATACGTCACTTGTCGCCTTTCAATATGACAGTTGACGCACAGCTTTTCAAGGATTGATCGCGTGGCACGGCGTGTCGCGCCACATGGCTTCGTCAGATGCTACGAGGATTAAATCAAAGCCATGCCTGTGTCGGTCAAAAGGAGTCGCGCGGAGATCCGAACGGCGGTTTGAGAAACCTGGTGAGCCTCGCGCTTACGAGCGTGGCTGCGCATCCGTTATGCCGCTTGTCGCGCGAGGAGAGGGAGGCTGGAGAGAGGCAGGGGGGGGTCGAGAGAAAGAGAGACACCATGGCAATGATTTTCATTGGCGGTTCACGCGACGTTGTCGATCTGCCCGACCCGGTGGTGGATCGCATCGCCGTGATCGTGGCGGGCCGAACACGGCGTTCTCGTCGGCGATGCACCCGGCGCCGACACGGAAGTGCAGGCTTTGCTCGGCGGGCACGGCTACGAACATGTCGGCGTCTTTTGCGCTGGCAATCAACCGCGAAACAATCTCGGTGATTGGGCCGTCTATACTGTTCCTCCGCCGAAAGGCGCCCATGGCTTCGCTGCACAGGCGGAGAAGGACCGCGAAATGGTCCGGCGCGCCGACTACGGTCTGATGATCTGGAACGGGACGAGCCCCGGCACCGTCCTCAACGTGCTGCACCTTGCAATGGCCGAGAAGCCCTGCGTCACCTATGATGTCGGCAATGGGTTGGTGACAACCACCCGCGACGTCGTCGACTGGCGAACCATGCTGTCACGAGCCGACCCGGAGATCCGGGATGTGTTTGCAACGCGCATGACGCCGGATGAGCGGCTCGCGACGACATTAGGATGAGCGCTCCGGGCCCCACGCAATTAGCCGGGCGCACTGTCTTGCAGTAGCGCATGCTGTTTGGCAGCCGATAGCGGCAGGGCTGCCGGCCGCTTGCTCTGTCGGTACCTCCCGCTCATTGCGGGTCGCCCCAGAGGAAGTTCAACATCATGGTCTCCTCGCCGTCAGCGGTCGGCGCGACAGAGCGAAAGCACGCTCAGGTGAACGCCAAACTCGGCGAAGCGGTCTCCTCGCCGGACCGCTGCGACCGGCGAAACCACAA encodes:
- the scpB gene encoding SMC-Scp complex subunit ScpB produces the protein MGEGVRARRGRGRSDERRSGDRLFDRELDHLPPEVRWREWMNRVEATIFAASEPVTRSVLTRVVGRECNLDLLIDDIRAELAGRPYDLVAVAGGFRHLTRPAYADAIRSAFGTAVGAGERGIDLSQSEVLVLMCIAYFQPITRGELSAFFGKEISRDLIGTLRGQNFIASGPRSPTPGAPYTYVTTKQFLLQFGFNSLRDLPDAEALEDAGLLSKEKMLAGDLPGALDDPAGDEDVETG
- a CDS encoding recombinase family protein — protein: MVLIGYARVSKGDDQSNKAQAKALADAGCKRIFKEEASGGRWERPELHRMLDHLRQGDTVVVWKLDRLSRSLKDVLHIMERIETAGAGFRSLTEAIDTTTPAGRMMMQMVGSFAEFERAMIRERTCAGLALARSEGRIGGRRKKLNPKKRLEIAESVLSGRKSAAEMARLYEVSQPTVSRIIAEHRRKVGKGHAQQP
- a CDS encoding RES family NAD+ phosphorylase, producing MTPLPAALGGTEVLVWRLDQSRFGPTWDSGEGAYRVGGRWNSKGVRAVYCSIDPSTAILEVAVHKGFRTLDTVAHVMTAVVITATADVDVVNPGAVPNPNWLRPGIPSAGQQAFGDDLLRRHRFVAIPSAVSTHSWNLVFVASVAAGAYALKLQEPFALDTRLRPPATSC
- the parS gene encoding type II RES/Xre toxin-antitoxin system antitoxin, with amino-acid sequence MAAENIAPQSGVGDLQKVADLLGGARVLSRRVTSALDAHELLLHGLPTSALDYLVGRLVFIHKADSLEKAVGMSIRTYQRRKDRPAKPLSQEQSGRTWKFAEILAKATDVLGSQAEAEQWLERPAIGLDQRRPIDLLATPAGVELVEDHLERLEYGVYA